The following are from one region of the Heptranchias perlo isolate sHepPer1 chromosome 11, sHepPer1.hap1, whole genome shotgun sequence genome:
- the hspa13 gene encoding heat shock 70 kDa protein 13 isoform X2, which yields MAGAMAILGSSILALLLAGYLAQQYLPPPKPKVIGLDLGTTYCSVGVFQPGTGKVEVIADRAGRKSLPSVVSFTDRDILAGYEAQELADTNPLNTVYDAKRFIGKRFTPEELRSESSRYQFKVLYNEGDAEFSVSANESLRVTPEYIGSRLLLELKKMAEEYLGTPVSKAIISVPAEFDERQRNFTVKAAQLAGLDILRVINEPTAAAMAYGLHKVDVFNVLVVDLGGGTLDVSLLNKQGGMFLTRAMAGNNQLGGQDFNQRLLQFLLNQIHQRYGALPSQKQDVHHLRQAVEAAKLNLTLSDSALIRVPLSLLVPAPSGGGGDGSSEVLFEETVTRDLFEGLNRDLFEKILAPVEEVLTRGHLGRYEVDEIVLVGGSTRIPRIRRVIREFFGKEPNTSVDPDLAVVIGVAIQAGIMGGSWPLQNSCPMTCNLTLIAQQK from the exons ATGGCCGGGGCCATGGCCATCCTGG GTTCGTCTATCCTGGCCCTCCTGTTGGCCGGATACTTGGCGCAGCAGTACCTCCCCCCGCCCAAGCCGAAGGTCATCGGCTTGGATCTCGGCACCACCTACTGTTCTGTCGGCGTGTTCCAGCCCGGCACCGGGAAGGTGGAGGTGATCGCGGACAGGGCCGGGCGGAAGAGCCTGCCGAGCGTGGTGTCGTTCACTGACAGGGACATACTGGCGGGGTACGAGGCTCAGGAACTGGCCGACACCAACCCCCTGAACACGGTATACGACGCCAAGCGTTTCATAGGGAAACGCTTCACACCGGAGGAGCTGAGGAGCGAAAGCAGCCGCTACCAGTTTAAG GTTTTATACAATGAGGGCGATGCGGAGTTCTCAGTTTCTGCTAACGAATCATTACGCGTCACACCCGagtacatcggctcccggttgcTGTTGGAGTTGAAGAAGATGGCGGAGGAGTATCTGGGGACGCCCGTGAGCAAGGCCATCATTTCCGTACCGGCCGAGTTCGACGAAAGGCAGAGGAACTTCACGGTGAAGGCAGCACAGCTGGCAG GATTGGACATCCTGCGGGTGATCAACGAGCCCACCGCAGCCGCCATGGCCTACGGGCTCCACAAGGTGGACGTTTTCAACGTGCTGGTGGTAGACCTTGGCGGCGGCACCTTGGACGTGTCCCTGCTGAACAAACAGGGAGGGATGTTCCTGACCAGGGCGATGGCAG GAAATAACCAGTTGGGAGGCCAGGACTTTAACCAGAGGTTGCTGCAGTTCCTGCTTAACCAGATACACCAGCGGTATGGAGCCCTGCCGTCCCAGAAGCAGGACGTGCACCACCTGCGCCAAGCCGTGGAAGCGGCCAAGTTGAACTTGACCCTCTCTGACTCGGCACTGATCCGGGTCCCGCTGTCGCTGCTGGTCCCCGCGccgtctggaggaggaggagacggcagCAGCGAGGTTTTGTTTGAAGAAACAGTGACCAGGGATCTGTTTGAGGGACTGAACCGTGACCTGTTTGAGAAGATACTGGCCCCAGTCGAGGAGGTGCTGACACGGGGCCACCTGGGCCGGTACGAGGTGGACGAGATTGTTCTGGTCGGCGGCTCCACCCGCATCCCGCGGATCCGCCGGGTCATCCGCGAGTTCTTCGGCAAGGAGCCCAACACGTCAGTGGATCCTGACCTGGCCGTGGTGATTGGCGTTGCCATACAGGCCGGGATCATGGGAGGCTCGTGGCCACTGCAG
- the hspa13 gene encoding heat shock 70 kDa protein 13 isoform X1, translated as MAGAMAILGSSILALLLAGYLAQQYLPPPKPKVIGLDLGTTYCSVGVFQPGTGKVEVIADRAGRKSLPSVVSFTDRDILAGYEAQELADTNPLNTVYDAKRFIGKRFTPEELRSESSRYQFKVLYNEGDAEFSVSANESLRVTPEYIGSRLLLELKKMAEEYLGTPVSKAIISVPAEFDERQRNFTVKAAQLAGLDILRVINEPTAAAMAYGLHKVDVFNVLVVDLGGGTLDVSLLNKQGGMFLTRAMAGNNQLGGQDFNQRLLQFLLNQIHQRYGALPSQKQDVHHLRQAVEAAKLNLTLSDSALIRVPLSLLVPAPSGGGGDGSSEVLFEETVTRDLFEGLNRDLFEKILAPVEEVLTRGHLGRYEVDEIVLVGGSTRIPRIRRVIREFFGKEPNTSVDPDLAVVIGVAIQAGIMGGSWPLQVSALEIPNRHLRKTNFN; from the exons ATGGCCGGGGCCATGGCCATCCTGG GTTCGTCTATCCTGGCCCTCCTGTTGGCCGGATACTTGGCGCAGCAGTACCTCCCCCCGCCCAAGCCGAAGGTCATCGGCTTGGATCTCGGCACCACCTACTGTTCTGTCGGCGTGTTCCAGCCCGGCACCGGGAAGGTGGAGGTGATCGCGGACAGGGCCGGGCGGAAGAGCCTGCCGAGCGTGGTGTCGTTCACTGACAGGGACATACTGGCGGGGTACGAGGCTCAGGAACTGGCCGACACCAACCCCCTGAACACGGTATACGACGCCAAGCGTTTCATAGGGAAACGCTTCACACCGGAGGAGCTGAGGAGCGAAAGCAGCCGCTACCAGTTTAAG GTTTTATACAATGAGGGCGATGCGGAGTTCTCAGTTTCTGCTAACGAATCATTACGCGTCACACCCGagtacatcggctcccggttgcTGTTGGAGTTGAAGAAGATGGCGGAGGAGTATCTGGGGACGCCCGTGAGCAAGGCCATCATTTCCGTACCGGCCGAGTTCGACGAAAGGCAGAGGAACTTCACGGTGAAGGCAGCACAGCTGGCAG GATTGGACATCCTGCGGGTGATCAACGAGCCCACCGCAGCCGCCATGGCCTACGGGCTCCACAAGGTGGACGTTTTCAACGTGCTGGTGGTAGACCTTGGCGGCGGCACCTTGGACGTGTCCCTGCTGAACAAACAGGGAGGGATGTTCCTGACCAGGGCGATGGCAG GAAATAACCAGTTGGGAGGCCAGGACTTTAACCAGAGGTTGCTGCAGTTCCTGCTTAACCAGATACACCAGCGGTATGGAGCCCTGCCGTCCCAGAAGCAGGACGTGCACCACCTGCGCCAAGCCGTGGAAGCGGCCAAGTTGAACTTGACCCTCTCTGACTCGGCACTGATCCGGGTCCCGCTGTCGCTGCTGGTCCCCGCGccgtctggaggaggaggagacggcagCAGCGAGGTTTTGTTTGAAGAAACAGTGACCAGGGATCTGTTTGAGGGACTGAACCGTGACCTGTTTGAGAAGATACTGGCCCCAGTCGAGGAGGTGCTGACACGGGGCCACCTGGGCCGGTACGAGGTGGACGAGATTGTTCTGGTCGGCGGCTCCACCCGCATCCCGCGGATCCGCCGGGTCATCCGCGAGTTCTTCGGCAAGGAGCCCAACACGTCAGTGGATCCTGACCTGGCCGTGGTGATTGGCGTTGCCATACAGGCCGGGATCATGGGAGGCTCGTGGCCACTGCAGGTCAGTGCGCTGGAGATTCCCAACCGGCATTTACGGAAAACGAACTTCAATTAA